Genomic window (Planococcus sp. MSAK28401):
GGAAAACTCCCTGAAGAATGAAGCGAACAGCACGAAAACGATAATCAAAACAACGATCGTGATGATAATCCCTGGCAGCACGACGATGAAAAAGCCTTTCCAGGACGACACTCGGTGCGCTTCGCCTACCGCCTTGCAGACAATAATGAATGTCCAGATGGAGACGACTGCCATGACGATGGACATGATGACGACAATCGGGTCTCCTTCCACATTCGTCCGATCAGCCAGGAACGTTTCGGGTGATGCAAGCACCCAGATGATCAGCAATGGCAGCAGCCAAATTTGCGGGATTTGGGCAGTGACCAATGCTTTGAACATTTCCTGATACGTCGCCGTTCCTTTAAACAACCGTCCGACAAGCACCAGGATCGCAGCACCCAGGAAATAGCCGAAAGCGCTGCCGATCGGCCCGGTCACCAATGCTTGTAGAATCGCTGCCCACGGCGCCATATCGGAGCTGCGTTCATTCATCATCCCGATCAAACCGGAAGCAAAGCCTGTCAGGACGATGAGCAGTATAATGAACTTAAATGATTTCCGTTCAATGACGAAACGGACGGTTTCACGTGTGCGCAGCCAGATATCGGTGAATGGATTCAATCCGCGTTCATTTTTGATTCGCTCTTCTCTTACCATAATTTCTTCCTCCTTTCTATAGTGATGATCGCAATGGCCTAAAAGGCTATCCCCTATGTTTCTGCATATCTTTTGAATACCCTTTTCTATCTGTTGACGAAGGGTATGAAATCGCCGTCGAAATGGTAAATGAATGCCCATTTGAGAAAGGAGGAATGCCGAATGGAGATAGAGAATTTGCTTAGCGTAAGCTCCAGGCAAGAATTGAGGGAATGGCTGGGAAAAAATTCATCCTCCGTGAAGTTTTGCTGGGTGCTGATCGGGACCAAAGAACGGCGGGAAGGAATGCCTTATTTGGATGCCGTGGAAGAAGCCTTATGCTTTGGCTGGATTGACGGCATCACGAAAAAAACAGCCGATAATCGTTTGGCCCAAAGGCTTTCTCCGCGCCAGAAAAAAAGCAATTGGACCGAATTGAACAAAGAGCGCGTGAGAAGGCTGGAGAAACTGGGCTGGATGACCGAGCAAGGGCGCAGCGTCCTTCCTGATATGCGGCCGGAGTCATTTGCGATCGACGAAGAAGTCGAAGCACGCTTGAAACAAGACCCGCAAGTCTATGAAAACTTCTTGAACTTCCCTGAGCTGTACCGCCGGATCCGGATCGACAATATACAAAGTTATAAAACCATTGACCGCGAAATATTCGATAAACGGCTGGAAAAATTCATTGAGAATACACGCGACAATAATATGTACGGGCAGTGGCATGACAATGGCCGATTATTGGATGACTGAGCTCTTCTCGCATGTTTCCACCTTTGTTAGGTAGATATTTCTACTTTTGTTAGCTAGAACTTTGCGAGGAACGCTGGCATCTTCATCGAAAAAAGCATCCTTCTCAGCAC
Coding sequences:
- a CDS encoding YdeI/OmpD-associated family protein, which codes for MEIENLLSVSSRQELREWLGKNSSSVKFCWVLIGTKERREGMPYLDAVEEALCFGWIDGITKKTADNRLAQRLSPRQKKSNWTELNKERVRRLEKLGWMTEQGRSVLPDMRPESFAIDEEVEARLKQDPQVYENFLNFPELYRRIRIDNIQSYKTIDREIFDKRLEKFIENTRDNNMYGQWHDNGRLLDD
- a CDS encoding Yip1 family protein yields the protein MVREERIKNERGLNPFTDIWLRTRETVRFVIERKSFKFIILLIVLTGFASGLIGMMNERSSDMAPWAAILQALVTGPIGSAFGYFLGAAILVLVGRLFKGTATYQEMFKALVTAQIPQIWLLPLLIIWVLASPETFLADRTNVEGDPIVVIMSIVMAVVSIWTFIIVCKAVGEAHRVSSWKGFFIVVLPGIIITIVVLIIVFVLFASFFREFS